TATGTTTTTACATTATTTATAACTCACAAAATTTTTTTATAAATATCTGAACAGGATTAAAAAAGTGGAAAATAATGACGGGAATTCTGAATTGAAAAACCCTCTAAATAATACTAACTTAAAACCACTAAAAAATCGATAAAATTTTCTTCATTTTTATACCAATATGCCTAAATTAACAATTGATAATCAGGAAATAGAGTTTAAACCGGGACAGACTATAATAGAAGCTGCGCGTCAGGCCGCAATTGATATTCCACATTTTTGCTGGCACCCTGCGCTTTCGGTTTCAGGAAACTGCCGTATTTGTTTAGTTGAAGTTGAAAAAATGCCGAAGCTTGTGATTGCATGCTCTACTCCCGCCACTGACGGAATGGTTGTGCACACAAAATCAGAAAAAACTATTCACGGACAAAATGCCGTAATGGAATTTCTTCTGATAAACCATCCGCTTGATTGTCCTATCTGTGATGAGGCAGGCGAGTGTAAGCTTCAGGATTATGCTTATAAATATTCTGTAGGAACCTCACGCTATGATGAAGAAAAAAATCATAAAGAGAAAAGAGTTTCACTAGGACCGAATGTAATGTTCGATGCAGAAAGATGTATATCATGCTCACGCTGCATAAGATACTGCGATGAAGTTGTAAAAAATCCACAGCTCACTTTTGTTCAAAGAGGCGAGCACGTTACGATTGAAACTTTCCCCGGAAAAGAGCTTGATAATCCTTACTCAATGAATGTGATTGAGATCTGTCCTGTAGGAGCGTTGACTTCAAAGGAATTCAGATTCAAAGCAAGAGTATGGGATATGTCGTTCACAGATACAGTATGCCCGGGCTGCGCAAGAGGATGTAACACAAGAATGGGTGTAAGAAATAATCAGGTGCTCAGAATTGAGCCGCGCGAAAATTTAGGAGTGAATGACTACTGGTTATGCGATTACGGAAGACTTGAAACAATAAAAGATATAAACAACAAAGATTTAAGAGTTAACTCTCCAATGTTAAGAACCGATTCCGCCAATGAATTACTTGCTGTTGACTGGGATGAAGCAGTTTCACATTCGCTATCAGAATTAAAAAAATATCAGAGTTCAGAGATTTTATTCTTAGCTTCTCCGTACTCAACACTTGAAGATAATTATGCATTAAAGAAATTTGCAAAGGACGTATTTGGTTCAGAAAATATTTTTTACATTCCGAACATTGATGAAAAATTCGGGGATGATATGCTGAAGAAATCAGATATGACTCCGAACTCAAACGGATTAAAGTTACTCGGAATAAATCCTATAGGCGGCAATGCTTCATCTGCAAAAGCAGTTGTAGTTTTAAATGATGATTTAAAAAGATTAGCGGGAGCTGCAAACTTTGAAACAATAATTGAACTGGCTTCTTATAAATCAGAACAGGCGAATACAAAAGTAGTAATGCCTGTCTCGACCTATGCAGAAATTAACGGAACGTTTGTAAACTTCCAGAACAGAGTTCAGAGAATAAGACCTGCAGTTGCTTCACTTGAGCAGGAAAGACTGCCGGGTGAATTCTCTATGTCACGCTTAGATAAATTCGGCGCGCATAACGACAGATGGACTCACGGCACAAGATTCAATTCAAGACCGGGATGGAAAGTAATTAAGCAGCTTGCAAAGGCATTCGGCAGCAGCTTCGCTTTTGAAAATTCAGAGGAAGTATTTATGGAGCTTGCCAATACAATAGAAGGTATGAACGGTTATGATTATGATTCAGTAGGTCATGAAGGTGTGGTAGTCGGTTCAACTCCGCTTGTAACAGCATAAGATTTTTTATTAAAGTTATATAGATGTATAAAAGAAAAGGCGGGTGATTAACCCGCCTTCTTTATTTTCTGTTTGAAAGTATTGTCTGAAGCGTCCACTTAGCCCATCCGTGATGGGAGATTTCCTTGTCAGGGGGCAAAACATTTACATCGAACCAATTAAGTTCGGCAATATTATCTCCTGGCTTAAAATCATAATTCTCACCTGTATAAACATAATGAAAAATCACATGCCAGCTTTTATCCATACCTGTGAATGATTCGACGTGGTCAATCTTAACGGATTCAGTTTCAATTCCCAGCTGCTCTTTCAAGATTCGAATTGCAGCATCATCGGGGTGTTCACCTGTGTTAATCAAATCATCGGGAATAAACCATCCCTGCTGTCCATTGTAGTTATCTGAGTTTTTGTATTGTACCAGTACAGTTTTGTTGTTAGATGACTCTCCCGATAAAATTGTAACGTCGGCAACAAGTTTGATTTTTTGCTCCATAGAAATTTATTTATAATGCTGTATCATCCACTGAATCAAGATAAGCAATGATTGGCTTGATAGCTTTCTTCACTGTATCTTTTTTGAATGGTGATTCAAGGTTTGCATATTTTAATAAATCTAAAAAGGACTGGCTTCCGCCTGCTTTGCAAAGCTTAATGTAATCTTTAAGCGCAGCTGTGTTTTCTTTTTTTGAACCTGCGTTAACTTTTTTCCAGAACTGAAATGCGCATACCTGAGCTAAACCGTAATCAATGTAGTAAAAAGGTTTTTCGTAGATATGTCTTTGCTGCTGCCAGTATCTTCCTTCTTCAAGGAAAGCATTATCATCGTAATCTTTGTTCGGTAAATATTTGCGCTCAATCTCTCTCCACTTTGCATTACGCTCTGCAGGAGTTACGTTAACGTTTTCATAAACCCAGTGCTGGAATTCATCCACTGAAACACAGTAAGGTAAAAATTCAAGCGACCTGACCAAATGAAAATATTTGAATTTATCTGTATCTTCTTTAAAGAATAAATCCATCCAGTCCCATGTAATAAACTCCATACTCATAGAATGGATTTCACATGCTTCTAAAGTTGGATTTAAGTATTCGGGTATTTCAAAGTCCCTGCTTGAGTATGCCTGAAATGCATGACCGGCTTCATGGGTAAGAACTCTTATATCGTCTTCAGTTCCATTGAAATTTGAAAATATGAACGGGCTGCCGAACAACTTTAAGAATGTACAATATCCACCAACTGCTTTACCTTTTTTGTTTTCAAGGTCCATCAATTCACTTGAGTACATCAGCTGAAAAAATTCTCCGGTCTCAGGTGAAAGTTCTTCATACATCTTTAAAGTACTATCAAGAGTTTCCTGTAATGTTCCTTTTGGAGTAGCGTTACCGGTCGGGAAGTGAATGCTCTCATCGTAATAATGAAGTTTATCCAGTCCAAGTCTTTTCTCCTGTTTTTCTCTGAGCTTCTGAGTTACAGGAACAATTGTTTCCAGAATTTGTTTTCTGTATGCTGCAACATCGTCTGCATTGTAATCAGTTCTTCTGAGATTTGTATACGCCAGCTCTATATAATTTTTATAACCGAGCTTCTTTGCCATAGCATCACGGACTTTTACTAAATCGTCATATATTCTGTCGAACTTCTCCGTATTATCTTTAAAGAAACTCCATTTAGCTTCAGAGGCTTTTTTTCTCATGGCTCTATCTTTAGATGTTGTGAAAGGTCCGAATCCTGATAGGTTCCTTTCTTCACCTTCAAACATAATTTTTGCAGAAGCCATCAGCTGTTTGTATTCAGTGGTAAGGTCGCTGGCTTTTATCATATCACTCTGAATTTCAGGAGAGAATGTTTTAATTGCTGCTTCGGCGAGATTAAATAAGTGCTTGCCGATTTTCTCTTCGAGTTTCTTTCTGAACTTGGAATTTAAAAGAATTTTATAAAATCTTGTATCGTAATCTTTAAGTAACGGCATCACAGAGTCCAGAAATTTTCTTTCATTCTGATAAAATTCATCGTTGGTATTAATTGTATATCTTACATTCGCAAGTCTTCCCATTGTATCGAATTCATCTCGCAAAATATTTATTTCATGTAATGCTTCTACCTGTGCTTCGAGGTTCATTGCATTTTCAAGTTTTATCAGCTGGTTGTCAAAATGCTCTTTGTATTTTTCTATATCCGGTCTCTGGTAAGTAAAGTCTTTAAATTTCATAGGTAAATGTAATTAGAATAGATTCTGTTATTAAATATTATTTAGATTAATTTAAAAGCGCATGGTTTAATTCTTCCGTGCCCTCTACGACAAATATTCCGTCTTTAATTATATAATTTCTTGTTCCGTCTTTTTGAACTGATGCAATGTACTCAATGCTTTCATAAGGTAACGTCATATCGGTGTGAACGTTAGTATATGCCTGCATGATATCTTCTTTTCTCAAGATAGATTTTTCATTATCTTTTGCAATCATTTCTTTATGATCAATAACGTTGTAAACTTTGTGGTCTTCCTGCCACATGAAGCATGTATCACCAATGGCAAAGTGCGGTCCCATTTTTTCAATGATAAGAATAGGAAGGATATTAAGTATATCAAATTCTTTAGCAAGTTTGTAAGCTACAGTATTAGTTCCGATAGCAAATTCTCCTATAGGAAGTGTTTTATGCGGGAAGAGTAAATTCTCTTCAACAAATTTTTTGTTCTCTTCTTCGTTATCAAAATTTGTGCAGCTGTATTCTTCGATGAATCCGTCTTTGAATTTTAATCTTAAGTTTTCAAACTTCAGACTTCTTAAGAAGATTTCTTCAAAGTGAAGTATTCCATTTGTTCCGCTGAGTTTAGGAGATGTGAAAACTTCTCCAACCGGAATATTCTTATCGGCTCCGATATTTAAGAAGTTTGTTTCCTTCTCAGGATTTTTTAATTCATGCATGCTTACGCGAATAAACGTCTCATTGTTATCTTTTCCTTTTACTTCTACATATTCAGCAGTATCAAGAACATCTATAATATTTTTCTGAATTCTTTCCTGGTGGTCTGTATCCATCATGTTGATTTCTACAATGCCGTCGAATATCTTTTCAAAATCTTTACCGATTTCAGGAGAAGGCAGCGAAACAGCTGTAAAGCTTGTTTCGTTTGACCTCACATATTTATCCATGCTTGCTCTGAAATTCGTAACGAAAGTTCTGAACAACTTTGTCTTTTCTCCGTCAAGTTTTATTGTAGAAGGTTTGTTTACAGGTGCAAATGGTTTCTCACCGAACCTGTCGAACATAATTACACCTGAAAATTCGCTCAGCAAATCCTTAACGGATTCTGATGCGCTTTCATATGCTCTTTTATTGTTCTCTATATATTCTTCAGTGAGATATAGTGCAATATCAAATCTGTGATCATAACGGTACTGTTTATTTGAAGATGTTGTCTGTATACTTGAAAGAAGAGCAGTCAGGTTATTTTTCTCCAGCTCTTTAATTATTTCAACAGATAGTCTTTCCATTCCGATATTTGAAATGTAGTTGACAGTCTTCTTCTTTGATAAATCTTTTTCTTCGAGTTCAAATCCGCGCAGGTAAGCTTTTACAATTGAATGCGCCTGAGCTTTTATCTTTTCATCGGGATATTCTAATAAGTGCTGAGCAGTTTTTATTTCGTTATCCGTAATGTGTTTGCCGTATCTGAATAAATATCTTAAGTCAGAAAAATCACTCTGAGAAAAAATATCTCTCAAAGGATTCATTTCCGGGTCGTATTCCTGATTCAAATTGAATTTATAATTCTCAGTCTTATCGTTTGTTTCGGGTGAAGTCATCACAGCATATAATTCATCATAAGAGAAATTATCTTTTAATAAAATTTCTGCTGCCTTTATAAATACTGAGTTGTATTTGTGAAGCTGAAGCAGCCTGTGCTCAAATGCGTACTCTATGTATAATTTGAAATAGGTAGAAAAGAAAGTAATAAGCTGTCCTGTCTTCACACCGAAAGTATTAACTGCAAACTGAGGATTAACATAGCTGCACACGTAATTATCAGGGTGAAGATCCGAATACAGGTCTTTATTTATTTCGTAAAGTTCATCGAAGCTTTTTTCTGTAAAATATTTTTCGTCTTTTATGTCTTCCTCAAGCTTTGCTATTTTTAATATCCAGCTGCTTATAGTATTAACATAAGCTTCATATTCATTTTTTCTTCCGGAAGTTTTTGAGTTTAGTCCGGAAATCTTATCTAATGTTTCAAGATAGCCGCCCCTTATTGCTTCGTTTTTTTTAGTATATTCTTCTTTGTATTCAGACATATGTTAATTTCTTTTGATTACCTTATTTTTGTTTACCGTATTAAATTTGTTTTTGTTGCGTTTTACTCTATAGGATTTGCAAATGCTTTTCCTCTCATTGTGTGTCTCTTCTGAGATGATAAAACAAGTTTTCTCAATCTTATATTTTCAGGTGTAACTTCAATAATCTCATCGTCTTTAATGAACTCAATTGCTTTTTCAAGGGACATTGGAATTACCGGAGTAAGGATCATGCTTTCATCTTTTCCCGATGCTCTCATATTTGAAAGCTTCTTTCCTTTTGTTGCATTCACGTCTAAATCGTTATCTCTGTTATGTTCACCGACAATCATACCTTCGTAAACCTGAGCATTCGGAACTACGAATAATGTTCCGCGCGGCTCAAGATTGTACAGTGAGTATGAAAGCGCAACTCCGTCTCTGTCTGAAACGAGTGAACCTGTTAATCTTGTCTGGAAATCTCCTCTGTATTCTTCGTATCCCTGCAGATAAGAATTCATTAATCCCGTACCTTTTGTATCGGTAAGGAATTCGTTTCTGTATCCGATAAGTGAACGTGAAGGGATAGAGAATTCAATTCTCACTCTACCTGTTCCGTGATTAACTAAGTTAATCATTCTTCCTTTTTTGCGAGAAAGCTTTTCGGAAACTATTCCGATAAACTCTTCATCGCAGTCGATGAATAAATGTTCGATTGGCTCTAGAGTTTTTCCATCCTGTTTTCTGAAAATAACCTGAGGTCTTCCAACGCTAAGCTCATATCCTTCTCTTCTCATAGTTTCGATTAAGATAACCATCTGAAACTCGCCTCTTCCTTTTACGATAAAGCTTTCGCCGTCTTCGGAATCTTCGACTTTTAATGCAACGTTTCTTAATGTTTCTTTATGAAGTCTTTCTTTAATTTTATTTCCCTGTACAATTTTTCCTTCTCTTCCAGAGAGAGGTGAAGTGTTCAATGAGAATTTCATTGAGATAGTCGGCTCATCTATTGCAATTCTTTTTAATGCCTTCGGACTTTCCTTTGTACAAATCGTATCGCCGATATGAACATCTTCAATACCCGCTATGATAATAATATCACCCGGATCTGCCTGCTGAATATCGCCGTACTTCACGCCTTCATAAGCCTGAATTTTTGTAACTCTTAAATTCTTTGCTTCACCCGCTTCATTGAGACATACCATTTCCTGATTTCCTTTTACTGTACCGTTAACAACTTTACCAATAGCAAGTCTTCCCAGAAATTCCGAGTAACTTAAGTCAGCAACCAACATCTGGAACGGCTCATTTTCATCGTACATAGGTCCGGGAATCTGGTCAATGATAGTCTCAAACAAAACTGAAAGGTCTTTGCCCGGTTCTTCCAAAGTTTTCTGAGCAATTCCTTCTCTTCCGATTGCATACAAAACAGGAAATTCAATCTGCTCTTCAGTTGCGTCAAGGTCGATGAATAAGTCGTAAACTTCGTTCAATACTTCCTGCGGACGCGCATCTTTTCTATCGATTTTGTTTACTACAACTATAATCTTTAATCCGCCTTCGAGGGCTTTTTTCAATACGAATCTTGTCTGCGGCAATGGACCTTCTGATGAATCGACAAGAAGCACTACTCCGTCAACCATCATAAGAGCTCTTTCAACTTCGCCCCCGAAGTCTGCGTGGCCCGGAGTATCAAGAATGTTGATTTTTGTATCTCCCCATTTTACAGAGCAGTTTTTTGCAGCAATAGTAATACCTCTTTCTCTTTCGAGGTCCATATTATCCATAAGTCTGTCTTCAACTTCCTGGTTTTCTCTGAACATACCGCTTTGTCTGAACATATGGTCAACAAGCGTAGTCTTTCCGTGGTCAACGTGAGCTATAATAGCTATATTTCTAAGGTTTTTGTTTTGTGTTAAGTTTTTCATTAAATGAATTTATTTATATAAAAGTCTGATTGTTGTTCGCAAGATGCTCCCTGAATTTCCAACTTTACCAACGGGGGTATAAAAGCGGTAATATTTATAACGGGGAAAAAATGGATATTTAAGTTACCTAATTTATGCCTTAACATAAATGTAATTTCTTCCCCTTTTCACTGCAAATTAAGAGGGAAAATGGGTCTTTTTTGAATACAAAATGTTATTGTTTAGGAACACAGATAATTATGATTTTTATGATGACACAGATTTTTTAATATTATTCGGTTTGAATTAACCCCATCCTTCAGGATGGGGACCAGTACACAAACAAATAGAGCCCCCTCCTTACTAAGGAGGGGGAAGGGGGTGGTTAACAATTAAATTTAGCGCAATCATTTTGGTTATCAAGTGCCGATACTCATGCGTCAGAATTTACACCTAAATTTTATGATTCAAACCGCCCCCTCAGTCCCCCTCCTTCGTAAGGAGGGGGAAGCAGTATAAGAAAATTTTCTGTGACACCATAAAAATCATAGCTATCTGTGTTCCTTATAATCATAAAAAATTAAGGTCATTTTGCAACTTTTACCTATGAAATTCGTTCATATAAAATGAAAGTCTCGCGCTAAAATCTCCTGCTGTTTGACATTACCAAAAAAAATTTATATTTTTGTAAACCATGAAAATCTAAATCACGGAGATATTACTTTTCAAAAATGACAAAAAATAATTTACATATTATCTCAATGTTTGTAGCAGTCGCCCCGCAAGGATGCGATAGAGCGCAAAGTCCGTGGTTTAAGAGGAGGAATTTAGTCAGCTAAATTCAGAACATACCCAACAAGTTTAAACCGCGGCATTTGAAAAAAGTGACCGCGGTTTTTTTTTACCCTCCGCGGCACAACAAGACAAAATACGATTTCTAACTATATTTTATAACAGTAGTTTAAATTCATAAGTTTTATGGAAAACCTGAAAAGACTTTTCGGAATTCTTGGCAAATGGAAGGGATATTATATTCTTTCAGGGCTGCTTCTTATTCTTTCAACACTCATAAGAATGCTCGAACCCAAAGTTTTGCAAATCACAGTTGATAAGCTCGTGCTTTTATTGCAAGGGGCAAACGGAAACATAAAGGTCTCCGGAGATTCAATTTCAAAATATTTATTTGATCTGCTTCCGAAAATGACCGGCAATAATGTTGTGAACGTTCTGATGACTATTGCCGGAATATTTTTAATTCTTTCTTTTTTCCGCGCAGCGTTCTGGTTTATATCAAGCACGATAACGGCTTCTTCAACTGAGAATGCAATTAAAGAGCTGAAGGATAAATTGTTCACGCACATTCAGTTTCTGCCGATGACTTATCATTCGCAGATATCAACAGGACAGCTTATTCAGCGATGTACCGGTGACGTGGAAACAATCAGAAAATTTGCCTCGATGCAGGTAGTTGAAGCTTTAAGAATGGCAGTGTTGTTTATCGGGGCGTTTGTAATGATGCTTTATATCAACGTTCCTTTTGCATTCATAGCAATAGCGCTTTGCCCCCTGATAATTATAGGCGCAATTTTCTTCTTCAAAAAAGAAATGTTCATCTGGGATGAACACGAAAAAAGGCAGGACAAGCTTGCAGTAACTGTGCAGGAAAATTTATCAGGCATCAGAGTTGTAAAAGCATTTGCTAAAGAAAAATTTGAGATTGATAAATTCACTGAGCAGAACGAAGAGAAAAGACAATGGGGATTTAAGCTGCTTAAGCTTCACTCCTACTTCTGGCCTTATTCAGATATTGTAATGTACACTCAGCTTGCAATATGTATTTTCATGGGGGGATATTACACTCTTAACGGAATTATTTCAGTCGGTGAGCTTACGGCATTCTACACTTATTCAATGTTTGTTATCTGGCCTTTAAGAAGACTCGGCCAGCTTGTTAGTGAAATGGGAATGACATCGGTTGCAATCGACAGAATTTATTCGATACTCGGAAGCATCCGTGAAGAAGATAACGGTGAAATAAAAGAAGCTGAAAAATTAAAAGGCGAGATAGTTTTTGAGAACGTTACTTTTAATTATGAAGGGCACGATAAGAGTGCGCTCGAAAATATTTCGTTTACTGTGAAACCCGGAGAGAAAGTTGCGTTGCTCGGTCCTACGGGAGCAGGGAAATCAACAATAATCTCACTGCTTGTAAGATTCTTTGATATTCAGAAGGGAAAAATTCTTTTAGACGGCAAAGATATTAAAAGCTATACGAAAGAATTACTTAGAAAAAGAATCGGAGTTGTGTTACAAAAGCCGTTCTTGTTCTCGACTTCGATAAAAGAGAACATTGCATACGGCAACAGAGATGCAGAGACAGAGGACATTATTGACTCTGCAAAAACTGCAAGCATACATGAAATTATCAACGATATTTTTCCTGATGCTTATAAGACTGTCATAGGAGAAAAAGGAATAAATCTCTCCGGCGGTCAGAAGCAGAGAGTGACGATTGCGAGAACATTGCTAACTAAACCTGATATACTTGTGCTTGACGATTCTACTTCAGCAGTTGATACTGAAACTGAATATGAAATCCGCCATGCGCTTGATAAAAAAATGAAAGGCAAAACAACTTTCGTTATCACACACAGGATTAACGCAGCAATGGACTGCGATAAAATAATCGTTCTGAACAAAGGTCATATTGTTGAGATGGGAAATCACGAAGAGCTGATAAAAAATAACGGCTTCTATAAAAAGATACATGATATACAAATCACACTTGAAGAAGATATCACAGATGAAATAGAAGCAATAAAAGAAGACAAAGATGACGATAATGATATTGATGAATTTGACGGACGACAGGAAAAACTTGAAACAGAATTAGTATAAAATTATTTATTACTTGTCCTGCTTTAGCAGGATTCTTTACTAATTAT
The genomic region above belongs to Bacteroidota bacterium and contains:
- a CDS encoding (2Fe-2S)-binding protein, with the translated sequence MPKLTIDNQEIEFKPGQTIIEAARQAAIDIPHFCWHPALSVSGNCRICLVEVEKMPKLVIACSTPATDGMVVHTKSEKTIHGQNAVMEFLLINHPLDCPICDEAGECKLQDYAYKYSVGTSRYDEEKNHKEKRVSLGPNVMFDAERCISCSRCIRYCDEVVKNPQLTFVQRGEHVTIETFPGKELDNPYSMNVIEICPVGALTSKEFRFKARVWDMSFTDTVCPGCARGCNTRMGVRNNQVLRIEPRENLGVNDYWLCDYGRLETIKDINNKDLRVNSPMLRTDSANELLAVDWDEAVSHSLSELKKYQSSEILFLASPYSTLEDNYALKKFAKDVFGSENIFYIPNIDEKFGDDMLKKSDMTPNSNGLKLLGINPIGGNASSAKAVVVLNDDLKRLAGAANFETIIELASYKSEQANTKVVMPVSTYAEINGTFVNFQNRVQRIRPAVASLEQERLPGEFSMSRLDKFGAHNDRWTHGTRFNSRPGWKVIKQLAKAFGSSFAFENSEEVFMELANTIEGMNGYDYDSVGHEGVVVGSTPLVTA
- a CDS encoding NUDIX hydrolase, with amino-acid sequence MEQKIKLVADVTILSGESSNNKTVLVQYKNSDNYNGQQGWFIPDDLINTGEHPDDAAIRILKEQLGIETESVKIDHVESFTGMDKSWHVIFHYVYTGENYDFKPGDNIAELNWFDVNVLPPDKEISHHGWAKWTLQTILSNRK
- a CDS encoding M3 family oligoendopeptidase codes for the protein MKFKDFTYQRPDIEKYKEHFDNQLIKLENAMNLEAQVEALHEINILRDEFDTMGRLANVRYTINTNDEFYQNERKFLDSVMPLLKDYDTRFYKILLNSKFRKKLEEKIGKHLFNLAEAAIKTFSPEIQSDMIKASDLTTEYKQLMASAKIMFEGEERNLSGFGPFTTSKDRAMRKKASEAKWSFFKDNTEKFDRIYDDLVKVRDAMAKKLGYKNYIELAYTNLRRTDYNADDVAAYRKQILETIVPVTQKLREKQEKRLGLDKLHYYDESIHFPTGNATPKGTLQETLDSTLKMYEELSPETGEFFQLMYSSELMDLENKKGKAVGGYCTFLKLFGSPFIFSNFNGTEDDIRVLTHEAGHAFQAYSSRDFEIPEYLNPTLEACEIHSMSMEFITWDWMDLFFKEDTDKFKYFHLVRSLEFLPYCVSVDEFQHWVYENVNVTPAERNAKWREIERKYLPNKDYDDNAFLEEGRYWQQQRHIYEKPFYYIDYGLAQVCAFQFWKKVNAGSKKENTAALKDYIKLCKAGGSQSFLDLLKYANLESPFKKDTVKKAIKPIIAYLDSVDDTAL
- a CDS encoding aminopeptidase, with amino-acid sequence MSEYKEEYTKKNEAIRGGYLETLDKISGLNSKTSGRKNEYEAYVNTISSWILKIAKLEEDIKDEKYFTEKSFDELYEINKDLYSDLHPDNYVCSYVNPQFAVNTFGVKTGQLITFFSTYFKLYIEYAFEHRLLQLHKYNSVFIKAAEILLKDNFSYDELYAVMTSPETNDKTENYKFNLNQEYDPEMNPLRDIFSQSDFSDLRYLFRYGKHITDNEIKTAQHLLEYPDEKIKAQAHSIVKAYLRGFELEEKDLSKKKTVNYISNIGMERLSVEIIKELEKNNLTALLSSIQTTSSNKQYRYDHRFDIALYLTEEYIENNKRAYESASESVKDLLSEFSGVIMFDRFGEKPFAPVNKPSTIKLDGEKTKLFRTFVTNFRASMDKYVRSNETSFTAVSLPSPEIGKDFEKIFDGIVEINMMDTDHQERIQKNIIDVLDTAEYVEVKGKDNNETFIRVSMHELKNPEKETNFLNIGADKNIPVGEVFTSPKLSGTNGILHFEEIFLRSLKFENLRLKFKDGFIEEYSCTNFDNEEENKKFVEENLLFPHKTLPIGEFAIGTNTVAYKLAKEFDILNILPILIIEKMGPHFAIGDTCFMWQEDHKVYNVIDHKEMIAKDNEKSILRKEDIMQAYTNVHTDMTLPYESIEYIASVQKDGTRNYIIKDGIFVVEGTEELNHALLN
- the typA gene encoding translational GTPase TypA, encoding MKNLTQNKNLRNIAIIAHVDHGKTTLVDHMFRQSGMFRENQEVEDRLMDNMDLERERGITIAAKNCSVKWGDTKINILDTPGHADFGGEVERALMMVDGVVLLVDSSEGPLPQTRFVLKKALEGGLKIIVVVNKIDRKDARPQEVLNEVYDLFIDLDATEEQIEFPVLYAIGREGIAQKTLEEPGKDLSVLFETIIDQIPGPMYDENEPFQMLVADLSYSEFLGRLAIGKVVNGTVKGNQEMVCLNEAGEAKNLRVTKIQAYEGVKYGDIQQADPGDIIIIAGIEDVHIGDTICTKESPKALKRIAIDEPTISMKFSLNTSPLSGREGKIVQGNKIKERLHKETLRNVALKVEDSEDGESFIVKGRGEFQMVILIETMRREGYELSVGRPQVIFRKQDGKTLEPIEHLFIDCDEEFIGIVSEKLSRKKGRMINLVNHGTGRVRIEFSIPSRSLIGYRNEFLTDTKGTGLMNSYLQGYEEYRGDFQTRLTGSLVSDRDGVALSYSLYNLEPRGTLFVVPNAQVYEGMIVGEHNRDNDLDVNATKGKKLSNMRASGKDESMILTPVIPMSLEKAIEFIKDDEIIEVTPENIRLRKLVLSSQKRHTMRGKAFANPIE
- a CDS encoding ABC transporter ATP-binding protein, with translation MENLKRLFGILGKWKGYYILSGLLLILSTLIRMLEPKVLQITVDKLVLLLQGANGNIKVSGDSISKYLFDLLPKMTGNNVVNVLMTIAGIFLILSFFRAAFWFISSTITASSTENAIKELKDKLFTHIQFLPMTYHSQISTGQLIQRCTGDVETIRKFASMQVVEALRMAVLFIGAFVMMLYINVPFAFIAIALCPLIIIGAIFFFKKEMFIWDEHEKRQDKLAVTVQENLSGIRVVKAFAKEKFEIDKFTEQNEEKRQWGFKLLKLHSYFWPYSDIVMYTQLAICIFMGGYYTLNGIISVGELTAFYTYSMFVIWPLRRLGQLVSEMGMTSVAIDRIYSILGSIREEDNGEIKEAEKLKGEIVFENVTFNYEGHDKSALENISFTVKPGEKVALLGPTGAGKSTIISLLVRFFDIQKGKILLDGKDIKSYTKELLRKRIGVVLQKPFLFSTSIKENIAYGNRDAETEDIIDSAKTASIHEIINDIFPDAYKTVIGEKGINLSGGQKQRVTIARTLLTKPDILVLDDSTSAVDTETEYEIRHALDKKMKGKTTFVITHRINAAMDCDKIIVLNKGHIVEMGNHEELIKNNGFYKKIHDIQITLEEDITDEIEAIKEDKDDDNDIDEFDGRQEKLETELV